The window ATACCGGCCCTGACAAAGCCCTGGTTGCCGAGATGGTAATAAGCTACGGCAAGGCCGATATATCCCAGGTTGCCATGAAAACTGCACTGTATAAATGTCCCCAGTTGTTTGCGTTCAACCCGAATCATCCAGCCCGTGCTCCAGGAAACGGCAAAAACAGCGATTACGGAAAGCAGGGTTATGGCCAAAACCAAACTGTCGAACTGGGCTTTCAGGGAAGCTTTGGAAATCAAATGGAATATCATGGCCGGTATGGCCAGATAGTAGACCAAACGGTTGGCCGGAGCTAAAAAGTTAGGCTGGATGAAACCTTTCCAGCGTGCCAGCCATCCTAGAATGATAACGGCAAAAATCGGAATTATGGTAGAAATAATATTCATCACGTCTCCGGAAAGCAGAATGCCGCCAGGTTTCTTGACTTTAAAATGTATTAAACTTAAACTAAATTACGGGTTGCGTGTTTGGTGTTGCGTGACGCGGGTTGAGTATTGGATACATTGTTACTTGATAATATGAAAATTTTCTTTCTCGCAACTCGTGCTCAAACATTCCATGTGGTTTTATAGGCAGTTGACCTTTAAAAGCAATTTGTTTTTTCGTTGGAAATACTGTCCATGCAAACCTTCATTACCGTTAAACTGTTTGCCACCTTGAGCAACTTCACGCCGCTTTCGGCGGAAAAATACACGATTGCGCCGGGAACATCTGTCCGTATGCTTCTTGAGCAACTGGGTGTGGCTGCAAACGAAGTCAGACTCATTTTCATCAACGGCCGCAAGGGCGATTTGGCCTCAATACTTCAGGGCGGCGAGAGGGTCGGTATTTTTCCCCCGGTGGGAGGAGGATAGCGTGTTGGAAGCTGATATTGTCGGTACCATCAAAAAAGTGTCCAGACGCAAAAAGCTTCCGGACGGAACGCTTTACCAAAGCATTTCGGTCGAACACACCGAGAACCTGGCAAAGCGCTTCAAGGTCGGCGGGCAGCACATCGAAATCAAAGCGCTTGAGAATGATATCGTTCCCGAACGCTATGCCCGCAACATGAAAACGTTTTCCATCGAAGATCAAGCTATCCTGCTGCGATCAAAGGTCTGCGTCGTGGGCCTGGGGGGGCTGGGCGGAACAGTGGTCGAGATTCTGGCCCGCTGCGGCATCGGCACCCTTGCCCTGATCGACGG is drawn from Candidatus Desulfatibia profunda and contains these coding sequences:
- a CDS encoding MoaD/ThiS family protein — translated: MQTFITVKLFATLSNFTPLSAEKYTIAPGTSVRMLLEQLGVAANEVRLIFINGRKGDLASILQGGERVGIFPPVGGG